One genomic window of Candidatus Eisenbacteria bacterium includes the following:
- a CDS encoding alpha/beta hydrolase: MSTITTKDGTRIYFKDWGKGPVVTFSHGWPLSSDAWDGQMLFLAQKGFRVVAHDRRG, encoded by the coding sequence ATGAGCACGATAACGACGAAGGATGGGACGCGGATCTACTTCAAGGACTGGGGCAAGGGCCCGGTCGTGACGTTCTCGCACGGCTGGCCGCTGAGCTCCGACGCTTGGGACGGCCAGATGCTCTTCCTCGCGCAGAAGGGCTTCCGCGTCGTCGCGCACGACCGTCGCGGCCA